A single SAR202 cluster bacterium DNA region contains:
- a CDS encoding dihydrodipicolinate synthase family protein, whose amino-acid sequence MDKKNLRGLLRGPMVAVPTPFKEDFSLDLATAKENIKFMINGGVVTGDGALLVGAAGGEFPTMSVEERKAVMTASVEAAAGKVPVLSTIQHTDYRAIIEMAQHASKAGVTAVQLGPTYYYESTDHDVYNLFKLVTDNSDVPLMIYHTWWSGFTMSQDLLDKLIALPTTGAVKWSHRGMGEYRDGILAMKDRIAVIDNAGYQVLAHMYGSRAFVTHLSAFWPQYPLKLWRQMEAKDYDGLNATLAMFKWKWSKWVGKVVEYTGGEGPFIKAAMEEVGLKAGPPRPPSARPTPELIAELRALLKEAGAPTAKARAKAK is encoded by the coding sequence TTGGACAAGAAGAACCTGCGCGGCCTGCTCAGAGGGCCGATGGTCGCTGTGCCCACTCCTTTCAAAGAGGACTTCTCCCTCGACCTTGCCACGGCCAAAGAGAACATCAAGTTCATGATCAACGGCGGCGTTGTGACCGGCGACGGCGCTCTGCTGGTCGGCGCGGCCGGCGGCGAGTTCCCCACGATGAGCGTGGAGGAGCGCAAGGCCGTCATGACCGCGTCCGTGGAGGCCGCGGCAGGGAAAGTGCCCGTTCTCAGCACCATCCAGCACACCGACTACCGCGCGATCATCGAGATGGCCCAGCACGCCTCAAAGGCCGGCGTGACCGCCGTCCAACTGGGTCCGACGTATTATTACGAGTCCACGGACCACGACGTTTACAACCTCTTCAAGCTCGTGACCGACAATTCCGATGTGCCGCTCATGATCTACCACACCTGGTGGAGCGGCTTCACAATGAGCCAGGACCTCCTGGACAAACTCATAGCGTTGCCGACGACCGGGGCAGTGAAGTGGTCCCACCGCGGCATGGGCGAGTACCGCGACGGCATCCTGGCGATGAAGGACAGGATCGCCGTCATCGACAACGCCGGATACCAAGTGCTGGCGCACATGTACGGCTCGCGCGCGTTCGTGACGCACCTCAGCGCCTTCTGGCCGCAGTACCCGCTCAAGCTATGGCGGCAGATGGAGGCGAAGGATTACGACGGCCTGAACGCCACGCTGGCGATGTTCAAGTGGAAGTGGTCGAAGTGGGTTGGCAAGGTGGTGGAGTACACCGGTGGCGAGGGCCCCTTCATCAAGGCGGCGATGGAAGAGGTTGGCCTGAAGGCCGGCCCGCCGCGCCCGCCGTCAGCCCGCCCGACGCCCGAGCTGATCGCGGAGCTCCGCGCGCTGCTCAAGGAGGCCGGCGCTCCCACAGCGAAGGCCAGAGCGAAGGCGAAGTAG
- the nhaA gene encoding Na+/H+ antiporter NhaA: MLVSSDMPLFMRHPCHTHPMSEVPTSNMSVPYRSRGAVGAQSTFIARQVLLPVQQFIYTAGRYSAVLMVATVAALAWANSPWKDTYFHFWETKVTVDLVVITVSESIHHWVNDALMTIFFFLVGLEVKHELVAGKLANPKSAALPAIAALGGMVVPAGIYMALNGGSAAFSGWGIPMATDIAFALGVLTLLGNRIPSELRVILLALAIVDDIGAILVIAVFYTEGLSLAALGVAGVVLAIIVAMNRLGFRAIPGYVLVGAVFWLAVFATGVHATIAGVILGVLTPARPYLSTELFTRRMESLMAKFKGAAARDDHQDMEDALGAIEETTVSTEAPVERLERSLAPWSNYLILPIFALGNAGIVLSSDALDAALTSSATFGVVLGLVIGKPVGIFLFSFLAVKLRIGSLPTSVTWSQMLGMGMIAGIGFTVALFINGLAFTDQALVDESKMGILAASLIAGVIGYAFLMFTTRGRRYEEHVVTGH; encoded by the coding sequence ATGTTGGTATCATCGGATATGCCGCTTTTCATGCGGCACCCATGCCATACCCACCCCATGTCCGAGGTGCCAACGAGCAACATGAGCGTTCCATACCGTAGCAGGGGGGCCGTCGGCGCGCAGAGCACATTCATCGCCCGGCAGGTCCTCCTCCCCGTCCAGCAGTTCATTTACACCGCGGGTCGTTATTCTGCAGTATTAATGGTCGCCACCGTGGCGGCGCTTGCCTGGGCGAACTCCCCGTGGAAAGACACGTACTTCCACTTCTGGGAAACGAAGGTCACCGTCGACCTGGTCGTGATCACGGTCTCAGAGTCCATTCACCACTGGGTGAATGACGCGCTCATGACCATTTTCTTCTTCCTCGTTGGTCTTGAAGTCAAGCATGAGCTAGTCGCCGGCAAGCTGGCGAACCCCAAAAGCGCGGCGTTGCCCGCAATCGCCGCTCTTGGAGGGATGGTCGTGCCGGCGGGCATCTACATGGCGCTCAACGGCGGCAGCGCGGCGTTCAGCGGCTGGGGCATACCGATGGCGACGGACATTGCGTTCGCGCTGGGGGTGTTGACACTTCTCGGTAACCGCATACCCTCCGAGCTGCGGGTAATACTCCTGGCCCTGGCGATCGTGGACGACATTGGGGCGATTCTCGTAATCGCTGTCTTCTATACCGAGGGCCTGTCACTCGCGGCGCTCGGCGTGGCGGGTGTAGTCCTCGCGATCATCGTGGCCATGAACCGGCTCGGCTTCCGGGCCATACCGGGCTACGTGCTAGTCGGTGCAGTCTTCTGGCTGGCCGTGTTTGCCACCGGCGTGCATGCGACGATTGCGGGCGTGATCCTTGGCGTCCTCACCCCTGCCCGGCCCTACCTTTCCACAGAGCTGTTTACTCGGCGGATGGAGAGCCTGATGGCCAAGTTCAAGGGCGCCGCAGCCCGGGACGACCACCAGGATATGGAGGACGCGCTTGGCGCAATCGAGGAGACTACCGTTAGCACGGAAGCGCCCGTAGAGAGGCTTGAGCGCAGCCTTGCGCCGTGGTCAAACTATCTCATCCTCCCGATATTTGCTCTTGGGAACGCGGGCATAGTGCTGAGCAGCGACGCCCTGGATGCGGCTCTCACCAGCTCGGCGACCTTTGGGGTGGTGCTTGGGTTGGTGATTGGTAAGCCGGTAGGTATCTTCCTGTTCTCGTTCCTGGCCGTAAAGCTGAGAATCGGGTCGCTGCCGACGAGTGTTACCTGGAGCCAGATGCTCGGGATGGGAATGATTGCCGGAATAGGCTTCACGGTGGCCCTGTTTATCAATGGACTGGCTTTCACTGACCAGGCTCTGGTGGACGAGTCCAAGATGGGCATCCTGGCGGCCTCGCTAATCGCCGGTGTCATCGGATACGCCTTCCTGATGTTTACGACGCGCGGGCGCCGGTACGAAGAGCATGTCGTTACCGGGCACTAG
- a CDS encoding aspartate/glutamate racemase family protein: MAKKVGMVHTVAGVVPMFKELAAELMPDTEVIHLVDEGLLKDVIATGELTPERAARLGKLASFAEESGAEAVMLTCSSVSPMVAKASEMLHVPFLKVDEAMADEAVRLGRHVGVIATLYTTLKPTSDLVQERARLQGKPVVVDTLLCKGAFEALGKGDMATHDRIVKEHLKELMERVDVIVLAQASMARVAGQLAPEEKKVPICSSPRLGVQRLKETVAKLK, encoded by the coding sequence ATGGCGAAGAAGGTCGGAATGGTCCACACGGTTGCGGGCGTTGTCCCGATGTTCAAGGAGCTCGCAGCCGAGCTTATGCCGGACACCGAGGTGATCCACCTCGTGGACGAGGGGCTGCTCAAGGACGTCATCGCCACCGGCGAGCTGACGCCGGAAAGGGCGGCGCGACTGGGCAAGCTGGCCTCGTTCGCTGAGGAGTCCGGCGCCGAGGCGGTGATGCTGACCTGCTCGTCCGTATCTCCCATGGTCGCGAAGGCGAGCGAGATGCTGCACGTCCCATTCCTGAAGGTGGACGAGGCGATGGCTGACGAGGCGGTCCGCCTTGGGCGGCACGTTGGAGTGATTGCCACGTTGTACACCACCCTCAAGCCCACATCGGACCTGGTCCAGGAGAGGGCGCGCCTGCAGGGTAAGCCGGTCGTTGTGGACACGCTACTGTGCAAAGGCGCGTTCGAGGCGCTCGGCAAGGGCGATATGGCCACGCATGACCGCATAGTTAAAGAACACCTCAAGGAGCTTATGGAGCGGGTGGACGTAATTGTGCTGGCGCAGGCGTCGATGGCCCGGGTGGCCGGGCAGCTTGCGCCTGAGGAGAAGAAGGTGCCAATCTGCTCCAGCCCACGCCTTGGCGTCCAGCGCCTGAAGGAGACCGTTGCTAAGCTGAAGTAG
- a CDS encoding class II fructose-bisphosphate aldolase, with translation MLTPTHKLLRAADAAGYAVGAFNVYNLEGVLAVVAAAEAERSPAMLQVHPSSLAHGGKALVAMCVAAAQNARVPMSVHLDHSSSAADIGSALEAGMPSVMADGSHLEYAANVAFTKEMAALVHARGGSVEAELGRLTGTEDDMTTPENLSKLTDPAQAARFVIDTGIDALAVCIGNVHGKYRGEPSLDFDRLGAIRAATPVPLVLHGASGLPEGMIARSIKLRARKFNVNTEVREAYVASLRNSVGGKESPDLLKLMKGAVEAMQEVVAGKIRMFGSAGRA, from the coding sequence ATGCTAACCCCAACCCACAAACTGCTTCGTGCCGCAGACGCGGCCGGGTACGCCGTCGGCGCGTTCAACGTGTACAACCTTGAGGGCGTGCTCGCCGTTGTCGCCGCCGCGGAGGCGGAGCGCAGCCCCGCGATGCTGCAAGTGCACCCATCGTCGCTCGCCCACGGCGGCAAGGCGCTCGTGGCGATGTGCGTCGCCGCAGCACAGAACGCCCGCGTGCCGATGTCCGTCCACCTCGACCACAGCTCTTCGGCCGCCGATATCGGTTCGGCGCTGGAGGCGGGGATGCCGTCGGTGATGGCGGACGGGTCCCACCTTGAGTACGCCGCGAACGTGGCGTTCACGAAAGAGATGGCCGCCCTGGTCCACGCACGCGGCGGGTCAGTGGAGGCGGAGCTCGGTCGCCTTACCGGCACGGAGGACGACATGACAACGCCAGAGAACCTCTCGAAGCTGACCGACCCGGCGCAAGCCGCCCGGTTCGTTATCGACACAGGAATCGACGCGCTGGCTGTCTGCATCGGCAACGTGCACGGCAAATATCGAGGCGAGCCCAGCCTGGACTTTGACCGGCTTGGCGCAATTCGCGCGGCCACGCCAGTGCCGCTGGTGCTTCACGGAGCTTCCGGGCTGCCGGAGGGGATGATCGCGCGTTCGATCAAGCTGAGAGCGCGGAAGTTCAACGTGAACACGGAGGTCCGGGAGGCGTACGTGGCGTCTCTCCGCAACAGCGTGGGGGGCAAGGAATCGCCGGACCTTTTGAAGCTCATGAAGGGCGCGGTGGAGGCTATGCAGGAGGTAGTGGCCGGTAAGATCCGGATGTTCGGGTCGGCAGGAAGGGCGTAG
- the recN gene encoding DNA repair protein RecN: protein MLKLLTIRDFAIIGSAELEPGEGFTVLTGETGAGKSIIVDAIGLLLGAKADGGMVRAGAGKARLEAVISVGGDIRPAVEAAVGDMGFGDVEEEIIVSREISADGRSVSRLNGRITPLATLKRLGERRVDIHGQGQHLSLMRVAEHIDILDRYAGLWELRSAVARKFSELLAVRKKIADMDMSSREVARRVGLLEYQLGEIQGAKLSPGEDERLAQEHAIVSNARRLISLSGEAHALLGNSGAAVVESLRKAARLLGQIEEIDPSVRPLRESAESLMFQAEDLARSVRSYRDGTEYNPARLSEIEERLDLINNLKRKYGDTVEDVITFAQKASEELASLEGREQRTGELRGRESVLLSEAIAIAENLSGRRAAGAQRLGSVVQAELAALEMAGARVEIQVERFGGLSSTGIDKVEFLISANPGEPVQPVARIASGGETSRLMLAFRVSIAEADRMSSLVFDEIDAGIGGAAGFAVGKKLWELSRRRQVVCVTHLPQIAAFADNHVMVAKYQEAGRTVFGADRVTGAERVKEISRMIGYTGQATRDSAKEMLALAAEWKRGPRPLTPGNAGATLLQNRQEACMATKTIATAKTPITVISHRYIKDDVNSYGDAALDVAKEIDASLILTSFTGTSGEEKERWNWRLLPAFVENAHKRGLMVSFYMKFTNINWKTMWYERPESREWIMTYANGKPALYSGAPDRYMGCLNNPGWLEYRNEMIRKALEYKPDALFYDNCFIPRELKGSKEEGASSGWACYCKVCAVKFREYAKQAIGWECELPVTPDWDDPIWQAFINFRDKYFTDAMDILVKYAHSQKPDLLVYPNVAPPWAGGGGAKGSATNMIADKVDLLLLERSGAPRMEATPSGGTPRAIHAVTDWKYGSRLKDTPTWYRMNKPGSYTPDQMRVGLAEASAFNGATHHIMAAGLSREKEKSAAIRQHYQFLQQHPQYFAEVKPVADVAMHISMPTINWYLPDHAAMSLSGGKEKAELPMNVQGFSQALVEMHLPYNVVLDEDLVRGDHGYRVVVLPNSACMSDEQAAAVTKYVENGGSIVATNVTSLYDEKYRARQDFALAKVFGVHYGQKADAVVKHEYGKGRAAFITGPADEDFWKTGLPQVVAKFQEAMDYALRGDWQLKVDAPHTTIINVTETAGNGATLLHLINFEIHQNENQMSYQNEYMPNLALGFVRRVEGITATVRKPKGKSLKSINILTTDPDQVSIADLKEDAKTISFTVPVLRIWDLVVMEWK, encoded by the coding sequence ATGTTGAAGCTGCTCACAATAAGGGACTTCGCCATCATCGGGAGCGCCGAGCTTGAGCCCGGCGAAGGGTTTACAGTGCTGACCGGGGAGACCGGCGCGGGCAAGTCGATTATTGTGGATGCCATTGGCCTGCTGCTTGGGGCGAAGGCCGACGGCGGTATGGTGAGGGCCGGCGCGGGGAAAGCGCGGCTCGAAGCGGTCATCAGCGTTGGGGGTGACATTCGCCCTGCGGTGGAGGCCGCGGTTGGTGACATGGGGTTCGGGGACGTGGAAGAAGAGATCATCGTCTCGCGTGAAATCTCAGCCGACGGGCGGAGCGTCTCCCGCCTTAACGGTCGGATAACCCCATTGGCTACCCTGAAAAGGCTGGGCGAGCGCCGCGTGGACATCCACGGGCAGGGACAGCACCTGTCCCTCATGCGCGTGGCCGAGCACATCGACATCCTTGACCGCTACGCAGGGCTGTGGGAACTTCGTTCGGCCGTGGCGCGGAAATTCTCCGAGCTTCTGGCGGTCCGCAAGAAGATAGCCGACATGGACATGAGCTCCAGGGAAGTTGCGCGGCGCGTCGGCCTGCTTGAATACCAGCTCGGCGAAATACAGGGGGCGAAGCTCTCACCCGGCGAAGATGAGAGGCTGGCGCAGGAGCATGCAATCGTCAGCAACGCGCGCCGGCTAATCTCACTTTCAGGGGAAGCGCATGCGCTGCTCGGAAATTCCGGGGCAGCCGTTGTTGAGTCACTGCGCAAGGCCGCCAGGCTGCTGGGACAGATTGAGGAGATCGACCCCTCCGTGAGGCCTCTGCGCGAGAGCGCGGAGTCGCTCATGTTCCAGGCGGAGGACCTTGCCCGCTCCGTACGGTCGTACAGGGATGGGACCGAGTACAACCCGGCGCGGCTGAGCGAGATCGAGGAGCGGTTAGACCTGATCAACAACCTGAAACGGAAATACGGCGATACCGTTGAGGACGTGATCACATTCGCGCAGAAGGCTTCAGAAGAGCTGGCGTCCCTTGAGGGGCGCGAGCAAAGGACCGGGGAGCTCAGGGGGCGTGAGAGCGTTTTGCTCTCGGAAGCAATAGCCATCGCAGAGAACCTTTCAGGCCGGCGTGCAGCAGGTGCGCAGCGCCTCGGCAGCGTCGTGCAGGCCGAGCTTGCCGCGCTTGAGATGGCCGGCGCCAGGGTGGAAATCCAGGTAGAGCGCTTCGGCGGGCTCTCTTCAACGGGGATAGACAAGGTAGAGTTCCTTATATCCGCCAACCCGGGTGAGCCCGTCCAGCCGGTAGCCAGGATCGCCTCAGGCGGAGAGACCTCCAGGCTCATGCTGGCCTTCAGGGTCAGCATCGCCGAAGCGGACCGCATGTCTTCGCTCGTGTTTGACGAGATTGACGCCGGCATAGGCGGGGCCGCGGGCTTCGCAGTCGGGAAGAAGCTATGGGAGCTCTCTCGGCGGCGCCAGGTGGTCTGTGTGACCCACCTGCCTCAGATTGCGGCTTTCGCGGACAACCACGTGATGGTGGCGAAATACCAGGAGGCCGGCAGGACGGTCTTTGGGGCGGACCGCGTGACCGGCGCGGAACGCGTGAAAGAGATAAGCCGGATGATCGGCTACACAGGTCAGGCCACACGGGACAGCGCAAAGGAAATGCTGGCCCTGGCGGCGGAATGGAAGCGGGGGCCACGCCCGTTGACACCCGGTAATGCCGGTGCTACGTTGCTACAAAATCGGCAGGAGGCCTGCATGGCGACAAAGACGATTGCAACAGCGAAGACTCCGATTACGGTCATAAGCCACCGCTACATCAAGGACGACGTTAACAGCTACGGCGATGCGGCGCTCGACGTCGCGAAGGAAATCGACGCGAGCCTGATCCTCACCAGCTTCACCGGCACCTCCGGCGAGGAAAAGGAGCGCTGGAACTGGCGGCTGCTGCCCGCGTTTGTGGAAAATGCGCACAAGCGCGGCCTGATGGTGAGCTTCTACATGAAGTTCACCAACATCAACTGGAAGACGATGTGGTACGAGCGTCCGGAGTCCAGAGAGTGGATCATGACCTACGCCAACGGCAAGCCCGCGCTCTACAGCGGAGCTCCGGACAGGTATATGGGCTGCCTCAATAACCCCGGCTGGCTGGAATACCGGAACGAGATGATCAGGAAGGCGCTGGAGTACAAGCCGGACGCGCTCTTCTACGATAACTGCTTTATTCCACGCGAGCTAAAGGGCTCCAAGGAGGAGGGCGCGTCCAGCGGCTGGGCGTGCTACTGCAAGGTCTGCGCCGTGAAGTTCCGCGAGTACGCGAAGCAGGCGATCGGCTGGGAGTGCGAGCTACCGGTTACGCCGGACTGGGACGACCCCATTTGGCAGGCATTCATCAACTTCCGCGACAAGTACTTCACTGACGCAATGGACATTCTCGTCAAGTACGCCCATTCGCAGAAGCCGGACCTGCTCGTCTACCCCAACGTCGCGCCGCCCTGGGCCGGCGGCGGCGGCGCAAAGGGCTCGGCCACAAACATGATCGCGGACAAGGTGGACCTGCTTCTCCTGGAGCGCAGCGGCGCCCCAAGGATGGAGGCCACACCCTCCGGCGGCACGCCGCGCGCTATCCACGCCGTGACCGACTGGAAGTACGGCTCTCGACTCAAGGACACGCCGACCTGGTACAGGATGAACAAGCCAGGCTCGTACACGCCGGACCAGATGCGCGTCGGACTGGCAGAGGCATCGGCGTTCAACGGCGCGACGCACCACATCATGGCAGCCGGGCTGTCGCGCGAGAAAGAAAAGTCTGCTGCCATACGCCAGCACTACCAGTTCCTCCAGCAGCACCCGCAGTACTTCGCCGAGGTCAAGCCGGTTGCGGACGTGGCGATGCACATCTCCATGCCCACAATCAACTGGTACCTGCCGGACCACGCCGCGATGTCCCTTAGCGGCGGCAAGGAGAAGGCTGAGCTTCCGATGAACGTGCAGGGCTTCTCTCAGGCGCTGGTAGAGATGCACCTGCCGTACAACGTGGTGCTGGACGAGGACCTTGTAAGAGGCGACCACGGCTACCGGGTTGTGGTGCTGCCGAATTCGGCCTGTATGAGCGACGAGCAGGCGGCGGCAGTCACGAAGTACGTCGAGAACGGCGGCAGTATCGTCGCCACGAACGTGACTTCGCTCTACGACGAGAAGTACAGGGCCAGGCAGGACTTCGCCTTGGCGAAGGTCTTCGGCGTGCACTATGGCCAAAAGGCGGACGCCGTTGTGAAGCACGAGTACGGGAAGGGCCGCGCTGCCTTTATCACCGGCCCCGCCGATGAGGACTTCTGGAAGACAGGCCTGCCGCAGGTGGTGGCCAAGTTCCAGGAGGCAATGGACTACGCCCTCAGAGGCGACTGGCAGCTGAAGGTCGACGCACCTCACACGACAATCATCAATGTCACGGAAACGGCGGGCAACGGCGCTACCCTGCTCCACCTGATCAATTTCGAGATCCATCAAAATGAAAACCAGATGTCCTACCAGAACGAGTACATGCCGAACCTCGCGCTCGGCTTCGTTCGCCGGGTGGAGGGCATCACCGCTACGGTGCGGAAGCCGAAGGGCAAGTCGCTCAAGTCCATCAACATCCTCACGACGGACCCGGACCAGGTCTCGATCGCAGACCTGAAGGAAGACGCGAAGACGATCAGCTTCACCGTCCCTGTGCTGCGCATATGGGACCTGGTCGTCATGGAGTGGAAGTGA